From the Musa acuminata AAA Group cultivar baxijiao chromosome BXJ1-2, Cavendish_Baxijiao_AAA, whole genome shotgun sequence genome, one window contains:
- the LOC135598672 gene encoding protein root UVB sensitive 3-like isoform X2, with product MEGGNGAPASPSSSPSSSTSTAPSVTVEEWRGSSSTKLSRTAILTADRSHLTLYRSGSRWDDLGRKILEAFIPEGFPGSVTPDYVPFQVWDSLQGLSTYIRSMLSTQALLSAIGVGEKSATVIGATFQWFLRDFTGMLGGILFTFYQGSNLDSSAKMWRLVADFMNDLGMLMDLVSPLWPSAFIVIVCLGSLSRSFTGVAGGATRAALTQHFALQNNAADISAKEGSQETVATMVGMALGMLLAHITMGNPVAIWLSFLSLTMFHIYVLSPREVSRREHIFPVWTTWQRPGNAKPLHHCIHLGVKASTLSHSDMMELSGTASSHYKKVNYLLMERKGVIRVINHKEATSADILRSFFHALILANLTGKAKSLHTESRLWMEEHYHDFIAKLKSAGWATERLLSGSIVWRALWAQSPSEEKIN from the exons ATGGAGGGAGGCAATGGAGCGCCGGCCTCTCCTTCGTCTTCCCCCTCCTCTTCCACTAGCACTGCGCCATCGGTCACGGTGGAGGAGTGGAGGGGATCGTCCTCTACCAAGCTCTCCCGCACCGCTATCCTCACCGCCGATCGCTCCCATCTCACTCTCTACAG ATCGGGAAGCCGATGGGACGATCTGGGCAGGAAGATTCTTGAGGCGTTCATCCCCGAG GGATTCCCAGGCAGTGTGACTCCCGATTATGTTCCTTTCCAAGTATGGGACTCCTTGCAG GGACTCTCAACTTACATACGCTCCATGCTTTCTACCCAA GCTCTTTTGAGTGCTATTGGTGTTGGTGAAAAATCTGCTACGGTCATTGGTGCCACTTTTCAG TGGTTTTTGAGGGACTTCACTGGGATGCTTGGAGGCATTTTGTTCACATTCTATCAG GGTTCTAACCTTGACAGCAGTGCAAAGATGTGGCGTTTAGTTGCAGATTTCATGAACGATCTTG GAATGCTGATGGATCTTGTGTCTCCTCTATGGCCATCAGCCTTCATTGTAATAGTATGCTTGGGGAGCTTGTCAAGATCATTCA CTGGTGTTGCTGGCGGAGCAACTAGAGCAGCATTAACTCAACATTTCGCACTACAGAATAACGCAGCAGATATTTCCGCAAAG GAAGGTAGTCAAGAAACAGTTGCAACAATGGTTGGAATGGCTCTGGGAATGCTGCTAGCTCATATCACAATGGGGAATCCTGTGGCTATATGGCTTTCCTTTTTGTCTCTCACCATGTTCCACATATATG TGCTTTCTCCACGAGAGGTTTCAAGGAGGGAGCACATATTTCCTGTTTGGACCACCTGGCAAAGGCCAGGTAACGCGAAGCCGCTGCACCACTGCATTCACTTGGGTGTTAAAGCTTCGACTCTCAGCCATTCCGATAT GATGGAGCTCTCAGGAACTGCAAGTTCCCACTACAAGAAAG TGAACTACTTATTGATGGAGAGGAAAGGAGTCATCCGGGTCATCAACCATAAAGAGGCAACATCAGCTGATATATTGCGGTCCTTCTTCCATGCTCTTATCCTCGCAAACCTAACCGGCAAAGCCAAATCTCTCCATACAGAAAGCCGCCTTTGGATGGAAGAACATTACCATGATTTCATCGCAAAG TTGAAGTCAGCAGGGTGGGCAACAGAGCGTCTTCTATCTGGTTCCATCGTTTGGAGAGCTCTTTGGGCTCAAAGCCCCTCAGAGGAGAAGATCAACTGA
- the LOC135598672 gene encoding protein root UVB sensitive 3-like isoform X3, protein MEGGNGAPASPSSSPSSSTSTAPSVTVEEWRGSSSTKLSRTAILTADRSHLTLYRSGSRWDDLGRKILEAFIPEGFPGSVTPDYVPFQVWDSLQGLSTYIRSMLSTQALLSAIGVGEKSATVIGATFQWFLRDFTGMLGGILFTFYQGSNLDSSAKMWRLVADFMNDLGMLMDLVSPLWPSAFIVIVCLGSLSRSFTGVAGGATRAALTQHFALQNNAADISAKEGSQETVATMVGMALGMLLAHITMGNPVAIWLSFLSLTMFHIYANYKAVSCLSLSTLNSERSSILLQYYMQNRTGLRSSVLPYACILYQCFLHERFQGGSTYFLFGPPGKGQVTRSRCTTAFTWVLKLRLSAIPI, encoded by the exons ATGGAGGGAGGCAATGGAGCGCCGGCCTCTCCTTCGTCTTCCCCCTCCTCTTCCACTAGCACTGCGCCATCGGTCACGGTGGAGGAGTGGAGGGGATCGTCCTCTACCAAGCTCTCCCGCACCGCTATCCTCACCGCCGATCGCTCCCATCTCACTCTCTACAG ATCGGGAAGCCGATGGGACGATCTGGGCAGGAAGATTCTTGAGGCGTTCATCCCCGAG GGATTCCCAGGCAGTGTGACTCCCGATTATGTTCCTTTCCAAGTATGGGACTCCTTGCAG GGACTCTCAACTTACATACGCTCCATGCTTTCTACCCAA GCTCTTTTGAGTGCTATTGGTGTTGGTGAAAAATCTGCTACGGTCATTGGTGCCACTTTTCAG TGGTTTTTGAGGGACTTCACTGGGATGCTTGGAGGCATTTTGTTCACATTCTATCAG GGTTCTAACCTTGACAGCAGTGCAAAGATGTGGCGTTTAGTTGCAGATTTCATGAACGATCTTG GAATGCTGATGGATCTTGTGTCTCCTCTATGGCCATCAGCCTTCATTGTAATAGTATGCTTGGGGAGCTTGTCAAGATCATTCA CTGGTGTTGCTGGCGGAGCAACTAGAGCAGCATTAACTCAACATTTCGCACTACAGAATAACGCAGCAGATATTTCCGCAAAG GAAGGTAGTCAAGAAACAGTTGCAACAATGGTTGGAATGGCTCTGGGAATGCTGCTAGCTCATATCACAATGGGGAATCCTGTGGCTATATGGCTTTCCTTTTTGTCTCTCACCATGTTCCACATATATG CAAACTACAAGGCTGTTAGTTGCCTTTCCTTATCAACATTGAACAGTGAAAGAAGCTCAATTCTGCTGCAATATTACATGCAGAACAGAACAG GTCTTAGAAGCTCTGTTTTACCATATGCTTGTATACTTTACCAGTGCTTTCTCCACGAGAGGTTTCAAGGAGGGAGCACATATTTCCTGTTTGGACCACCTGGCAAAGGCCAGGTAACGCGAAGCCGCTGCACCACTGCATTCACTTGGGTGTTAAAGCTTCGACTCTCAGCCATTCCGATAT GA
- the LOC135598699 gene encoding uncharacterized protein LOC135598699: MSRPSMTPQKRAQPDSQSQPPALPENERILYELIKSRKNMGIWTADMKKETGLQNIVVTKALKSLQNKNLIKDVVNVHNKARKIFMAVEFEPSKEVSGGSWYSEGSLDTEFINILRKMCLKHIEELKVATIEDIWKSISASGVLKVACTMQQVLEIVRALALDKEIEELKSTGVGEFSTVQTGKVCYRSLRGREAPRVGHLSSIPCGVCPRISECTPDGVISPKTCVYYNKWLKLEF; this comes from the coding sequence ATGAGCCGCCCTTCGATGACACCGCAAAAGAGGGCACAACCTGACTCACAAAGTCAACCTCCTGCTCTACCTGAAAATGAGCGGATTCTCTATGAATTGATCAAAAGCAGAAAGAACATGGGGATTTGGACAGCTGACATGAAAAAAGAAACAGGTCTTCAGAATATTGTTGTTACTAAGGCTCTCAAATCACTCCAGAACAAGAACCTCATAAAAGATGTTGTTAATGTTCACAATAAGGCAAGAAAAATTTTCATGGCTGTAGAGTTTGAACCATCAAAGGAAGTATCTGGTGGTTCATGGTATTCAGAAGGAAGCCTTGATACGGAGTTCATTAATATTTTGAGGAAGATGTGCTTGAAGCACATTGAAGAGCTCAAGGTTGCGACCATCGAAGATATCTGGAAATCCATTTCAGCCTCAGGAGTACTGAAGGTGGCGTGTACCATGCAGCAGGTGCTGGAGATTGTGCGTGCATTGGCTTTGGACAAGGAGATTGAGGAATTGAAGAGCACTGGAGTAGGTGAGTTCTCTACGGTTCAAACTGGAAAGGTGTGCTACAGGAGTTTGAGAGGTAGAGAAGCTCCCAGAGTTGGTCACTTATCGTCGATTCCTTGTGGAGTGTGTCCGCGGATAAGCGAGTGCACGCCTGATGGTGTTATATCACCAAAGACCTGTGTGTATTACAACAAATGGCTCAAACTGGAGTTCTAG
- the LOC135598672 gene encoding protein root UVB sensitive 3-like isoform X1 codes for MEGGNGAPASPSSSPSSSTSTAPSVTVEEWRGSSSTKLSRTAILTADRSHLTLYRSGSRWDDLGRKILEAFIPEGFPGSVTPDYVPFQVWDSLQGLSTYIRSMLSTQALLSAIGVGEKSATVIGATFQWFLRDFTGMLGGILFTFYQGSNLDSSAKMWRLVADFMNDLGMLMDLVSPLWPSAFIVIVCLGSLSRSFTGVAGGATRAALTQHFALQNNAADISAKEGSQETVATMVGMALGMLLAHITMGNPVAIWLSFLSLTMFHIYANYKAVSCLSLSTLNSERSSILLQYYMQNRTVLSPREVSRREHIFPVWTTWQRPGNAKPLHHCIHLGVKASTLSHSDMMELSGTASSHYKKVNYLLMERKGVIRVINHKEATSADILRSFFHALILANLTGKAKSLHTESRLWMEEHYHDFIAKLKSAGWATERLLSGSIVWRALWAQSPSEEKIN; via the exons ATGGAGGGAGGCAATGGAGCGCCGGCCTCTCCTTCGTCTTCCCCCTCCTCTTCCACTAGCACTGCGCCATCGGTCACGGTGGAGGAGTGGAGGGGATCGTCCTCTACCAAGCTCTCCCGCACCGCTATCCTCACCGCCGATCGCTCCCATCTCACTCTCTACAG ATCGGGAAGCCGATGGGACGATCTGGGCAGGAAGATTCTTGAGGCGTTCATCCCCGAG GGATTCCCAGGCAGTGTGACTCCCGATTATGTTCCTTTCCAAGTATGGGACTCCTTGCAG GGACTCTCAACTTACATACGCTCCATGCTTTCTACCCAA GCTCTTTTGAGTGCTATTGGTGTTGGTGAAAAATCTGCTACGGTCATTGGTGCCACTTTTCAG TGGTTTTTGAGGGACTTCACTGGGATGCTTGGAGGCATTTTGTTCACATTCTATCAG GGTTCTAACCTTGACAGCAGTGCAAAGATGTGGCGTTTAGTTGCAGATTTCATGAACGATCTTG GAATGCTGATGGATCTTGTGTCTCCTCTATGGCCATCAGCCTTCATTGTAATAGTATGCTTGGGGAGCTTGTCAAGATCATTCA CTGGTGTTGCTGGCGGAGCAACTAGAGCAGCATTAACTCAACATTTCGCACTACAGAATAACGCAGCAGATATTTCCGCAAAG GAAGGTAGTCAAGAAACAGTTGCAACAATGGTTGGAATGGCTCTGGGAATGCTGCTAGCTCATATCACAATGGGGAATCCTGTGGCTATATGGCTTTCCTTTTTGTCTCTCACCATGTTCCACATATATG CAAACTACAAGGCTGTTAGTTGCCTTTCCTTATCAACATTGAACAGTGAAAGAAGCTCAATTCTGCTGCAATATTACATGCAGAACAGAACAG TGCTTTCTCCACGAGAGGTTTCAAGGAGGGAGCACATATTTCCTGTTTGGACCACCTGGCAAAGGCCAGGTAACGCGAAGCCGCTGCACCACTGCATTCACTTGGGTGTTAAAGCTTCGACTCTCAGCCATTCCGATAT GATGGAGCTCTCAGGAACTGCAAGTTCCCACTACAAGAAAG TGAACTACTTATTGATGGAGAGGAAAGGAGTCATCCGGGTCATCAACCATAAAGAGGCAACATCAGCTGATATATTGCGGTCCTTCTTCCATGCTCTTATCCTCGCAAACCTAACCGGCAAAGCCAAATCTCTCCATACAGAAAGCCGCCTTTGGATGGAAGAACATTACCATGATTTCATCGCAAAG TTGAAGTCAGCAGGGTGGGCAACAGAGCGTCTTCTATCTGGTTCCATCGTTTGGAGAGCTCTTTGGGCTCAAAGCCCCTCAGAGGAGAAGATCAACTGA
- the LOC135598680 gene encoding phosphoserine phosphatase, chloroplastic-like isoform X2: protein MAGLIPEMAIKHPVAVMKHLKPLSVVASSLQPPKSISTAQFSNTIPSEEVLNFWRSVDAVCFDVDSTVCLDEGIDELADFCGAGKAVAEWTTKAMSGSVPFEEALAARLSLFNPSLSQVKDFLEKRPPRISPGIAELTKKLMAQNIDVYLISGGFRQMINPVALQLGIPLENIFANQLLFGSSGEFVGFDSKEPTSRSGGKATAVQQIRKVHDYKALVMIGDGATDLEAKKPGGADLFICFAGVQMREAVAAKADWLVFNFEELLTSMS, encoded by the exons ATGGCTGGGTTG ATACCAGAAATGGCAATTAAACATCCTGTAGCTGTCATGAAACATCTTAAGCCTCTCTCTGTTGTGGCCTCATCGCTGCAACCCCCGAAGAGCATTTCTACTGCTCAGTTTAGCAACACTATACCTTCTGAAG AGGTGCTCAACTTCTGGCGCAGTGTTGATGCTGTGTGCTTTGATGTGGATAGCACTGTTTGTCTGGATGAGGGTATTGATGAACTTGCTGACTTCTGTGGTGCTGGCAAAGCTGTTGCAGAGTGGACAACAAA GGCTATGAGTGGATCTGTACCATTTGAGGAAGCTTTAGCTGCTAGACTTTCTTTATTTAATCCTTCACTGTCACAGGTTAAGGATTTTTTAGAGAAGAGACCTCCCAG GATTTCTCCTGGCATTGCTGAACTTACCAAAAAGCTGATGGCTCAAAACATCGACGTGTACCTTATATCTGGTGGCTTCCGTCAAATGATTAAT CCTGTGGCTTTGCAGCTTGGAATCCCTCTTGAGAACATCTTTGCAAATCAATTACTATTTGGGAGTTCTGGTGAGTTTGTTGGATTTGATAGCAAAGAACCTACTTCAAGAAGTGGTGGAAAAGCAACAGCTGTACAACAGATAAGAAAG GTCCATGATTACAAGGCATTGGTTATGATCGGAGATGGTGCAACAGATCTTGAG GCAAAGAAACCAGGTGGTGCCGACTTATTTATATGCTTCGCCGGGGTTCAGAtgcgagaagcagttgcagcaaaAGCTGATTGGCTTGTCTTTAACTTTGAAGAATTATTGACCTCCATGTCATAG
- the LOC103973350 gene encoding small ribosomal subunit protein mL104 (rPPR9) — protein sequence MWRPPRPPPLRYFLRRVLPGPSPSRSRSLSLSHSPLPPFCHPIPLPFFPSTIRSFSSSSSSASAVAYSDLARSISADLVKLSSPADPSSSVLDLPGHFSLHFSDVRFNTRLLAEVLDLSRAAGRSAVDLYRWIVRHRSFTPSDESLSFLVHFLGRRNDFKAVYDLFSEFRRAVGPLSFRAALDRLVRAGRAAEALRFFDAAPADLGIRRDRSALSSLVATLTEHGFPGYAERAVKRYANEVFPDEEICTALIRGWCAAGKLEEARRLMGEILRGGFELGTPAYNAILDCVCRLCRKKDPLRLQPEAEKILFEMESSGIPRDAETFRVLITNLCKIRKTEDALKLFRKMSGWGCSADAETYLTLIRSLFQAARVSEGDEMVGWMRSAGFGDKLDRKAYYGFIKILCGIERVEHAVKVFRLMKGYGHAPGVKTYSLLIEKLAMHNQSDRANALFSEAVARGVPVTPKVYKVDKRFVKVKEKKVKKRLTLPEKTKMKRRRLKMLRLSFVKKPKLMRKMT from the coding sequence ATGTGGCGACCCCCACGCCCGCCGCCCCTCCGCTACTTCCTCCGCCGCGTCCTCCCTGGTCCCTCCCCCTCCCGTTCCcgttccctttccctttcccattCCCCACTCCCGCCTTTCTGCCATCCGATCCCTCTTCCATTCTTTCCCTCGACCATCcgatccttctcctcctcctcctcctcagcatCCGCCGTCGCCTACTCGGACCTTGCCCGCTCCATCTCCGCCGATCTCGTCAAGCTCTCCTCCCCGGCCGATCCTTCTTCCTCTGTCCTCGACCTGCCCGGTCACTTTTCCCTTCACTTCTCTGATGTCCGCTTCAACACCCGGCTTCTTGCTGAGGTCCTCGACCTCTCCCGCGCCGCTGGCCGCTCCGCCGTCGACCTCTACCGCTGGATCGTCCGCCATCGCTCCTTCACCCCCTCCGATGAGTCCCTCTCTTTCCTCGTCCACTTCCTCGGCCGTCGCAATGACTTCAAGGCGGTCTACGATCTCTTCTCCGAGTTCCGTCGCGCAGTCGGCCCCCTCTCCTTCCGCGCAGCCCTCGACCGCCTCGTCCGCGCCGGCCGCGCCGCCGAAGCGCTCCGCTTCTTTGATGCCGCTCCTGCAGATCTCGGCATCCGCCGTGACCGCTCCGCCCTCTCCTCCCTGGTCGCCACCCTCACTGAACACGGATTTCCTGGCTATGCTGAGCGTGCGGTGAAGCGCTACGCCAACGAGGTCTTCCCAGACGAGGAGATCTGTACTGCTTTGATCCGGGGGTGGTGCGCTGCCGGAAAGCTTGAGGAGGCCCGCCGGCTTATGGGAGAAATCCTCCGGGGAGGGTTTGAGCTCGGAACACCTGCCTATAATGCGATCTTGGATTGTGTTTGTCGGCTTTGCCGGAAGAAGGACCCACTTCGACTGCAGCCAGAGGCTGAGAAGATTCTCTTCGAGATGGAATCATCCGGTATCCCTCGTGATGCCGAGACCTTCCGCGTGCTCATCACCAATCTGTGTAAGATCCGGAAGACTGAGGATGCCTTGAAACTGTTTAGGAAAATGAGCGGATGGGGGTGCTCAGCTGATGCAGAGACCTACTTAACCCTCATCCGGAGCTTGTTTCAGGCTGCTCGGGTATCCGAGGGGGATGAGATGGTTGGATGGATGCGGTCGGCTGGTTTCGGGGATAAGCTTGACAGGAAAGCCTACTATGGATTTATCAAGATCTTGTGTGGAATCGAACGGGTGGAGCATGCAGTGAAGGTGTTTCGGTTGATGAAAGGATATGGTCATGCTCCTGGGGTTAAGACTTATAGTTTGTTGATAGAGAAGTTGGCTATGCACAATCAGTCTGACAGGGCAAATGCCCTCTTTAGTGAGGCAGTGGCACGTGGGGTGCCGGTGACACCTAAGGTATATAAAGTTGATAAGAGGTTTGTGAAGGTGAAGGAGAAGAAGGTGAAGAAGAGGTTGACGTTACCAGAGAAGACGAAAATGAAAAGGAGGCGGCTTAAAATGCTGAGATTGAGCTTCGTGAAGAAGCCGAAATTAATGCGGAAGATGACTTGA
- the LOC135598680 gene encoding phosphoserine phosphatase, chloroplastic-like isoform X1: protein MAGLVSAHVNPVCQSYNICRSPLVRSTFLQIPEMAIKHPVAVMKHLKPLSVVASSLQPPKSISTAQFSNTIPSEEVLNFWRSVDAVCFDVDSTVCLDEGIDELADFCGAGKAVAEWTTKAMSGSVPFEEALAARLSLFNPSLSQVKDFLEKRPPRISPGIAELTKKLMAQNIDVYLISGGFRQMINPVALQLGIPLENIFANQLLFGSSGEFVGFDSKEPTSRSGGKATAVQQIRKVHDYKALVMIGDGATDLEAKKPGGADLFICFAGVQMREAVAAKADWLVFNFEELLTSMS, encoded by the exons ATGGCTGGGTTGGTTAGTGCACATGTCAATCCTGTTTGCCAATCCTACAATATCTGCCGGTCTCCTCTTGTCCGATCTACCTTTTTGCAGATACCAGAAATGGCAATTAAACATCCTGTAGCTGTCATGAAACATCTTAAGCCTCTCTCTGTTGTGGCCTCATCGCTGCAACCCCCGAAGAGCATTTCTACTGCTCAGTTTAGCAACACTATACCTTCTGAAG AGGTGCTCAACTTCTGGCGCAGTGTTGATGCTGTGTGCTTTGATGTGGATAGCACTGTTTGTCTGGATGAGGGTATTGATGAACTTGCTGACTTCTGTGGTGCTGGCAAAGCTGTTGCAGAGTGGACAACAAA GGCTATGAGTGGATCTGTACCATTTGAGGAAGCTTTAGCTGCTAGACTTTCTTTATTTAATCCTTCACTGTCACAGGTTAAGGATTTTTTAGAGAAGAGACCTCCCAG GATTTCTCCTGGCATTGCTGAACTTACCAAAAAGCTGATGGCTCAAAACATCGACGTGTACCTTATATCTGGTGGCTTCCGTCAAATGATTAAT CCTGTGGCTTTGCAGCTTGGAATCCCTCTTGAGAACATCTTTGCAAATCAATTACTATTTGGGAGTTCTGGTGAGTTTGTTGGATTTGATAGCAAAGAACCTACTTCAAGAAGTGGTGGAAAAGCAACAGCTGTACAACAGATAAGAAAG GTCCATGATTACAAGGCATTGGTTATGATCGGAGATGGTGCAACAGATCTTGAG GCAAAGAAACCAGGTGGTGCCGACTTATTTATATGCTTCGCCGGGGTTCAGAtgcgagaagcagttgcagcaaaAGCTGATTGGCTTGTCTTTAACTTTGAAGAATTATTGACCTCCATGTCATAG